The Candidatus Hydrogenedentota bacterium genome contains the following window.
GTCAGCACGGACGCGTCTTGGAGAACGGACGGGAGTTCCGCGGCCCACGGCGCATCCAGCAGGCGTCCGGGAAGGTGCGCGCGAAAGGCGATCCCGTTCGCGGCGCACGCGTCGCGCCATCGCAACAACCCCGCCAGGTCCGGCGATTGCGGACACAACACGACGTCGAGCAGCCCCGCCGCCGCGAAGTCGCCGAGCGGGCCGGGATCGGCGGATGGATCGACGATGAGCGACAACTTGAGTCCCGCCAGCTTGGCCTCCTCCAGCAGCGGCAGGATCCGATCGGAAGCGGCGTCCGGCTCCCAGAGATCGGCCTTTTCCACGTGAAAGCGATCCGCGCTGTGACGCAGCCAGCGCCGCAGCGTGGTGAGGCCGATTACTGCGTCCCGGGCGCAGCGGGCGGAGACCAGGCCGCGAACCGGCGGCATGGCGGAGTAGGTAAGCTCGTCTTCAAGATCAGGCACGGCAGGTCTTGCGTTGCGATATTGGCCCTGGGGAACGCGGCCGCGGAATACCCCCGCGGCCCGGCGGGGGCATGATGCGTGGCGCGCGCGCCGGATTGCAACCCGGCAACCGGGCGCGCCACTTCGCGGGCGGCCTTACAAGCGCCCACACAAGTTAACCCCCGCGATTCCGGGACATCGTCAATCGCACGGAATGCAATCAGTTCCTCCGCCAGCCAAAGATCACCATAAGCGCCAGCCCGAGCAGGAACGCATCGCCCAGGAAACGCTTCCACGATTCGGCTTGTTTCCCGAACGCGCAACCCGAGGGCGCCGGTGGGTTCACCACCGCATCCAACTCCGCCGCGGTAAGCAGACCATCGCGATTGGTATCCCAACGCTGGAAAATCTGCTGTGTAAGCAACGGCTGCAACGCGCGGGCTTCTTCCAGACTCAGGAACCCGTCGCCATTCGTATCGGCGGCGGCAAACCCGGCCAACAACGCGCGGGCCATGTCCTCGGGATTCGTTTCACCTTCACCCTCACCCTCGCCTTCGCCTTCGCCTTCGCCTTCGCCTTCGCCTTCGCCTTCGCCTTCACCCTCACCCTCACCCTCGCCCTCGCCCTCGCCCTCGCCCTCGCCCTCGCCCTCGCCCTCGCCCTCGCCCTCGCCCTCGCCCTCGCCCTCGCCCTCGCCCTCGCCCTCACCCTCACCCTCACCCTCACCTTCACCTTCACCTTCACCTTCACCTTCACCTTCACCTTCGCCTTCGCCCTCGCCCTCGCCCTCACCCTCGCCTTCACCCTCGCCCTCGCCTTCACCTTCACCCTCGCCTTCACCCTCGCCCTCGCCCTCGCCCTCGCCCTCGCCCTCACCCTCGCCCTCGCCCTCGCCCTCGCCTTCGCCTTCGCCTTCGCCTTCGCCCTCGCCCTCGCCCTCGCCCTCGCCTTCACCTTCACCTTCACCTTCACCTTCACCTTCGCCTTCACCTTCACCTTCACCTTCACCTTCACCTTCACCTTCACCTTCACCTTCACCTTCACCTTCACCTTCACCTTCACCTTCGCCTTCACCTTCACCTTCACCTTCACCTTCACCTTCGCCCTCGCCTTCGGCGGCGGTATTTACGACCAACACGGCATCGCCGGGACCGGCGGCCGGCGCCGGGTTGCCCACGGCATCCACCGCCGTACCCGCGGCCACCGAAACCTGAAGCGTTCCGTTGCCGGATAACATCGAAAGGGTGATAACCGCGCCCGTTGTATCCAGCACGTCCACCTCGACCAATCCCGCCACGGCTGTGTCGGTCGCGTGTACGGTTACGCCGCCCGGGTCAAGCGTCACGAGGGCCGCATCGAAGTACGACACCGCGAAGTGGACGGGGCCCAGGTCGGTCTCCGCGACATCGGGCGCGCCGATTTCAACGCCCGGCCCGGTCAAATCGATGGTCAATTCTCCGGTAGTGGCGTCTACGGCGGAGTTCCCGAGGGGGTCCGTGGCCGTCGCCACAACGTCATATACGCCCTCGCCCAGCGGGTCCAGAAGCGAGCCGTCCAAGGTCCAGACGCCGGTCCCGCCATTCACGGCGGCCAATCCAGCCTGGCCGCCCACCGCGATTTCCACCACGGCGAGGGGATCGTCCACGGCGCCGCTCAGATCGGGCGTCGTGGCGTTGGTGAGCAAGGTGTCCACGGTGACGATCGGCGCGGCCGTGTCGATCTCAAGTTCGGCGACGCCCGTGTCGGTTCCCATGTTGCCGGCGGAATCCGTGGCGACCGCCACCACATCATAAACGCCGTCGGCGAGCGCGGTCAGCACATTGTCGGCCAGGGTCCACGTTCCATCGCCGCCGTTGGTCGCGGAAAGCCCGTTCTGGGCCCCCACGCTGATCGCCACGGTCGCGTCCGGATCGTCAATCGTTCCGGTGAGTGGCGGCGTGTTGTCACGCGTACTCAGGGCGTGTACCGACACGGCGGGCGGCGTGTTGTCAATTATCACGGCGGCGCTCGTCACGCTGGCCGCAAGCGGATTTCCCGCAGTGTCGGCGATATCGGAAAGCAGGCTCGCGGAAACCCGCGCCTCGCCATCGCCGCTGACGCCCGTAATCTCGAGGGTGTAGGTCTGCGGGCCGCCGCCGATAAGTACGCCGGTGCTGGCGGCGGTTCCCGACATCGTCAACGTGATGTCGCCGGCACTTTCAAAATTCGTAACGGGTTCGCTGAACACCACGGTGAACGCCAGAAGGGACGCATTCGTCGGGCTCGTGGTCACAGGCGTTATTTCCGTTACCTCGGGGGCGCTCCGGTCCACGGTGTAGCTCTCGTCGCCCGCTCGGCCCATCGCCAGCGCGTTCCCCGCCGCGTCAATGATCGTTGCCAGGTTCGCGTCCAGATCCACCGTCAGCGAGCCCGCGCCCGCCGCCGTGTTCACGGTCACCGTCCAGTTCTCGCCCGAACCGCCCACCGACGCGACCGTGGCTCCGGCTTGATCGTCCGTACCCGCGACGCTGAAGTTACTCGTCGCCACGCCGGTCACCGATTCCTCGAACGACACCGCAAACGTCACTTGCGTGGCATTCGTCAGTTCGCCCGCCGGGGTCAGCCGCGCGATCTCCGCCACTTCGGGCGCGATCCGATCCACCGTGTAGCTCTCGTCGCCCGCCCGGCCCATCGCCAGCGCGTTCCCCGCCGCGTCTTCGATCGACGACAGGTTCGCGTCCAGATCCACCGTCAGCGCGCCGGCGCCCGCCGCCGTGTTCAATGTCACGGTCCAATTCGCTCCCGAACCGCCCACCGACGCGACGGTCGCCCCCGATTGATCGTCGCTCCCGTCCACACTGAAGTTGTTCGTCGCCACCCCCGTCACCGACTCGTCGAATGCCACCGCAAACGTCACCTGTGTGGCGTTTGTCAGTTCGTCCGCCGGCGTCAGGCGCGTTATGCCCGTCACCGACGGCGCAACGACATCCACCTGCAGCGCCGCAACGGCGTCGAGCAGGCCGAACCCCGCGTTGCTGTCCGGGCTGCCGAATTGCGATGCCGTGCCGGTCAAAGCGGCATAAACATCGGCTGGTGTAAAGGACGGGTTCGCCTCCAGCACGAGCGCGCCGATGCCCGCCGCATAGGGACACGCCATGCTGGTGCCCGTTTTGATGTAATAATTCGCGGGCCCGCTCCCGTTCAGATTCAAACCGTCGTTGTCGATGATGAAGGCGTCCACGGCGGACAGTGATCCGACGGAATCCCGCGCGGAGATGGTGGCCGCGCCGGGCGCGACGATATCGGGTTTTATCACGCCGTCTACCCGCGGCCCGAGGCTGCTGAAGGGCGCCAGGGTATCCACCGTAAAGGTGCTGAACTGGAAGCCGCTGCCCTGGTAATTCGTCCAGGTCTTCCGCTGCGTCCACGCCCCCACGGCGATGGCGCTGTCGGCCAGGGCGGGGGTGGCGATGGTGTAGGCGGGGTCCGGGCTGTCAAAGGTCGCCTGGTTCAAGCCGGAGACCTGGAACAGGTGTACGAGCGGGACCGTTCCGCTGGCCGCGCTGTTTGTCAGGGCAAACGCGTAGGACTTGGAAGCCCCCGCCGCGACATTCGGCGTCAAAACGTAGCGCTGGCCCTCCGTGCCGCGCGCGCTGAAGCTGCTGAAGGCCAGCGTCAGGCTTTCGCCCGCGCCCAGGTTGGTGCAGCTCAGGGCGATGTTGCTGTCGCCGGGCGCGCCGTCGATCCAGATAACCCGCACGGAAATGGGGCTGTTCAAGGTCGACACCCCGGCGGTGTTGTCGACGGTAAAACCGAAGCTGCTGGTCGTGCTGCTGAGCGGCGCGGTCACCGAATCGTGCCAGCCCTTAGTCTGGTCGTTGCCCGCGGCGACAAAACAGGTCATCCCGGCGGCCACGGCCGCGTCGATCGCCTGGCTGGCCGCGTCGGAACCGTCCTGGAAGACGCCCACGCCGCCGTAGCTCATCGTGAAGATGTCGCAGCCCACCGCCAGCGCCCGGTCGATGGCCTCGATTTCGTCCGCTTCCGACGCGCCCGCCGTGGTGTCGTTGCCGATCTTGTAGAAATAGAGCTCCGCCGCGGGCGCGGATCCGACATACCGTCCCCCCGAAAGCGTCCCGCGCCCCAGCGCCGAACCGGTCACGTGCGTGCCATGATCCGAAACCGTATTGGAGACGTTTGTGCCCCAGTTCGATATCCCGACGCCGTCCGTGACATCGAACTGCTCCACCGGCGTTGGAAAGTCGGCGTGGGTCAGATCAATTCCGGAATCGGCGACGGCGATCTTGATGCCGGACCCCGTTCGCGCCGTCACGCCGGCGCCCGCGTGCACGTCGCCGACCCGCGTGAAGTCTCCCGCCAGATCGTTGAGCGGGTAGTGTTGGAATTCCACGCTTTCAAGCCGGACGATGCGCGTGCTCGAATCCACCCGCGGCAGACTGGCATACGGCACGGTTGCGAGGTAGTAACCGTGCGGGTGCTTGCCCGGCACGGGCGGCACATACACATCGTGCACCACGATCCCCGCCGCCGCAAGATCGGCTTTGGCGGCATCATCAAGCGGCGCATCCACGTAGAGCGCGCACTCTTCCGCGTCCAGCGCCTGCCCTTCCAGTCCCATCGCCCGGAGTATCCCGGCCTGGGCCGGCCCCGACATGGCCGCGGCTTCGGCCTTTTCGATTTGCCGCGCGCGGATTTCCCCGGAAATCTTCGGCATCCCGGGCGGCAATTCCTGCGCATGGAGATAACCGCTGGGCGGGATGGCTCCACACGATACGATCAGGACGGACAACAGAAACGCATGGAAACGGTTCATGGGCGCCTCGGAAATGGAATGCGGTGCTAATCGACCCAACGGCCTCCCCAATGCAGGCCGTGTACCGGATCAGAATAATTCAACGCCGCGAAAAAGGCAATGCCCCCGATTCCATGCCCCCGATACCATCCACCCTGGCCCGAAAAGAAAGGGCGCGCGCCGGACCCTGGGGCCCGGCGCGCGCCGCACGTAATCAGTTGGCTGGGTAGGTGGGGTTATTCGCCGATCGGGGCGTCCGCCGACGTGGCGTCCGCGCCGTTCGCGAAGCGGATTACGCCGCTCGCGTCGGTGAAGAAGCCTTTGCTGCCGGTCGTTCCGTAGGCCGCCGCGTTGGCGTTGGCGGTGAAGTTGTTGCCGTCTCCGCCGAGCACGAAGTTGTAGCCGCTCTTGGTGGTGCCGTCCCAGGTGCCGTCCAGGAACGGGGGGGTGGCGCCCGTCAGGTCGGCGAACTGGGCGGTATATACGTAGTTGGCGGCGTGATAGGCCACTTCCGAGCCGACGATGGTGCGCAGGTTGCCAATGGCGCTGGACTCATTCGACTGCATCCGGGAACGGAGCAGGTTGGGAATGGCGATGGCCGCGATAATCGCGATAATGGCGACCACGATCATCAATTCAATCAACGTAAACCCTTTGTTCGACTTTTTCATGTGCACGTCCTCCAGTTGGTGGTGATTGTTAAGATCTGTTTGCACGGGGGCGGCGCCGACGCCGCCCGCACGCTGTTTTCAACTGTTGAGTAGCGTAGGGCAAGGGCCGTGCCAACTCAGCTTTCGGCGGCGAACAATGCCCGCAACCATCTATGTATTAATTACTTACGAATATGCACTGTCGCGACGAATGCACCCCAACCTCTCGCAATTGTGTACATTTTGCGAAGGATTGTGACAAAAATTGTCGTGAGCAGAGGGCGCGCCTGTGACAGCGAGCCGAACCGGCTTGACACCGCGCGCTTCGGTGGGCCCATTGACTGCCGGGATGCATTGCCCATCGCGATGGGGTACACTACCGCCTTCGTGAGTCAACGGTGATCCAAGCAGGGGATACTTCGATGCGAATTCATGCTCTTTTTGGCGCGGCGGTTCTCGCGGCGGCGCTTTTGGCGGTTTCGGAG
Protein-coding sequences here:
- a CDS encoding S8 family serine peptidase, translating into MNRFHAFLLSVLIVSCGAIPPSGYLHAQELPPGMPKISGEIRARQIEKAEAAAMSGPAQAGILRAMGLEGQALDAEECALYVDAPLDDAAKADLAAAGIVVHDVYVPPVPGKHPHGYYLATVPYASLPRVDSSTRIVRLESVEFQHYPLNDLAGDFTRVGDVHAGAGVTARTGSGIKIAVADSGIDLTHADFPTPVEQFDVTDGVGISNWGTNVSNTVSDHGTHVTGSALGRGTLSGGRYVGSAPAAELYFYKIGNDTTAGASEADEIEAIDRALAVGCDIFTMSYGGVGVFQDGSDAASQAIDAAVAAGMTCFVAAGNDQTKGWHDSVTAPLSSTTSSFGFTVDNTAGVSTLNSPISVRVIWIDGAPGDSNIALSCTNLGAGESLTLAFSSFSARGTEGQRYVLTPNVAAGASKSYAFALTNSAASGTVPLVHLFQVSGLNQATFDSPDPAYTIATPALADSAIAVGAWTQRKTWTNYQGSGFQFSTFTVDTLAPFSSLGPRVDGVIKPDIVAPGAATISARDSVGSLSAVDAFIIDNDGLNLNGSGPANYYIKTGTSMACPYAAGIGALVLEANPSFTPADVYAALTGTASQFGSPDSNAGFGLLDAVAALQVDVVAPSVTGITRLTPADELTNATQVTFAVAFDESVTGVATNNFSVDGSDDQSGATVASVGGSGANWTVTLNTAAGAGALTVDLDANLSSIEDAAGNALAMGRAGDESYTVDRIAPEVAEIARLTPAGELTNATQVTFAVSFEESVTGVATSNFSVAGTDDQAGATVASVGGSGENWTVTVNTAAGAGSLTVDLDANLATIIDAAGNALAMGRAGDESYTVDRSAPEVTEITPVTTSPTNASLLAFTVVFSEPVTNFESAGDITLTMSGTAASTGVLIGGGPQTYTLEITGVSGDGEARVSASLLSDIADTAGNPLAASVTSAAVIIDNTPPAVSVHALSTRDNTPPLTGTIDDPDATVAISVGAQNGLSATNGGDGTWTLADNVLTALADGVYDVVAVATDSAGNMGTDTGVAELEIDTAAPIVTVDTLLTNATTPDLSGAVDDPLAVVEIAVGGQAGLAAVNGGTGVWTLDGSLLDPLGEGVYDVVATATDPLGNSAVDATTGELTIDLTGPGVEIGAPDVAETDLGPVHFAVSYFDAALVTLDPGGVTVHATDTAVAGLVEVDVLDTTGAVITLSMLSGNGTLQVSVAAGTAVDAVGNPAPAAGPGDAVLVVNTAAEGEGEGEGEGEGEGEGEGEGEGEGEGEGEGEGEGEGEGEGEGEGEGEGEGEGEGEGEGEGEGEGEGEGEGEGEGEGEGEGEGEGEGEGEGEGEGEGEGEGEGEGEGEGEGEGEGEGEGEGEGEGEGEGEGEGEGEGEGEGEGEGEGEGEGEGEGEGEGEGEGEGEGEGEGEGEGEGEGEGEGEGEGEGEGEGEGETNPEDMARALLAGFAAADTNGDGFLSLEEARALQPLLTQQIFQRWDTNRDGLLTAAELDAVVNPPAPSGCAFGKQAESWKRFLGDAFLLGLALMVIFGWRRN
- a CDS encoding prepilin-type N-terminal cleavage/methylation domain-containing protein — its product is MKKSNKGFTLIELMIVVAIIAIIAAIAIPNLLRSRMQSNESSAIGNLRTIVGSEVAYHAANYVYTAQFADLTGATPPFLDGTWDGTTKSGYNFVLGGDGNNFTANANAAAYGTTGSKGFFTDASGVIRFANGADATSADAPIGE